The nucleotide sequence AAGATTTTTGTTGATACAGAGGTCATCTTAAGCAGATCCGTCCTGAAGCCGGAGGATCTTGAGAGGAAGCTTCCATCCGGCGAAATGGAGCTTCTCCTGCCTCAGGAAGGTCTTTATGAGTTGGAAGTCCACGGTCAGGTCATAGCCCTGGGGCGGATCGTTCGCAGATGGGGTCAATATTTTTTTAAGATCAAAGAGATCAATAAGCTGTGAGGGTTAAAAGATGACACTGGGAAGAATTAATGATGTAAGGGTTCCAATTCAGGTGGTATTAGGGGAAAACAGCTTAAGTCTGGAAGATCTGGCCTCCCTAAACCAGGGGAGTATTATTGAGCTTCAAAAGATTGCCGGCGAACCTGTTGATCTGGTGGCTGCGGGTGAAAAGATTGCCCGGGGAGAAGTCGTTATCATAGATGAAAACTTCGGTATCAGGATCACAGAATTAATAAAGTGGGAGAAATAGGGATGGAAGGCGAGAAAGTACAATCTTCAGAGATCCTTCCCCGGATGCATAGAAAATCGGAAGAACATCTTCTCCGAGGATATGATTTTTCCAGGCCTGACAAGTTATCAAAAGAGCAGATCAGAACGATTGCTATGATCTATGAGAATTTTGCCAGGCTCAGCACCACCTCCCTCTCGGCCCAGCTCAGACAGAAGGTCAAGATGCAATTGTACTGTGTAGACCAGATGACCTTTGGAGAATTCATATCTTCACTGTCCAACCCTACAATCCTGGGAATTACACAGTACAAACCTCTGGTCTGTTCGAGTTTAATGGAGGTAGATCCCGTATTGAGTTCTGTCCTTTGTGACAGCTTGTATGGGGGAACAGGAAAGACAGAAATATTGAAACATGAACTGACTCAAGTGAGCCGTCAGGTCATGATGTCTGTCATGGAAGGACTGCTCAAGAATTTAAAAGAAGCCTGGAAAGATGTTTTTGATATGACAGCGGAGCTCAGCCCTGAACTGGAACATAATCCTGAATTTGTTCAGATTGTGCCCCCCTCTGAGATGGTGATCCTGGTGTCTCTGGATGTGATTATTGCAGAACAAAAAGGACAGTTACAGTTCTGCATTCCCTATTTAACCATCGAACCTATCATGAATAAACTCTCAGCCCGCTGGTATTTTAATTTTAAGAGAAAAGGGGCACCGGAGATAAAACAGAAAATATCTGCCTTGGATCTGGAAACTGTCGTCCTGACCAGGGGCACAAGACTCAATTTAAAGTCTCTGGGAGGGCTGAAAAAAGGCAATCTTATAGGATTACCAGATTTTTCAGCAGGCAAAGGAGTACTGAAAATGGGAGGAGAGCCCCTGATGGGGCTTCATTTTAAAAAACTGAAAAAAAAGTGGAGCCTCACTCTCCCGGTCAATGAGAATTCGGGGCAGCTGGCATTATCAAAAATGGGAAGTTCCGATGCCTCCCCCGATTCTCTTCATACTAAAATCTCAGAGCTGTCAAATTTAGTCAGCAGAACAAGGGGAGAACTGAGTCTCCG is from Oceanispirochaeta sp. and encodes:
- the fliN gene encoding flagellar motor switch protein FliN, with the translated sequence MTLGRINDVRVPIQVVLGENSLSLEDLASLNQGSIIELQKIAGEPVDLVAAGEKIARGEVVIIDENFGIRITELIKWEK
- a CDS encoding FliG C-terminal domain-containing protein: MEGEKVQSSEILPRMHRKSEEHLLRGYDFSRPDKLSKEQIRTIAMIYENFARLSTTSLSAQLRQKVKMQLYCVDQMTFGEFISSLSNPTILGITQYKPLVCSSLMEVDPVLSSVLCDSLYGGTGKTEILKHELTQVSRQVMMSVMEGLLKNLKEAWKDVFDMTAELSPELEHNPEFVQIVPPSEMVILVSLDVIIAEQKGQLQFCIPYLTIEPIMNKLSARWYFNFKRKGAPEIKQKISALDLETVVLTRGTRLNLKSLGGLKKGNLIGLPDFSAGKGVLKMGGEPLMGLHFKKLKKKWSLTLPVNENSGQLALSKMGSSDASPDSLHTKISELSNLVSRTRGELSLRMDEIIRSQDHLNDQIFLGHPEDDKPTISENTSLDFIGLEDLSNLYLILENDFPQLTALLLSRMENEISADFLSRFSLDLQANLIVRISSINHIDPRILQIIIPELRQQLSGMCHSREPEREGIGLAASILSRSSRELEKSVLSELYLLDKELCEKLKTRMFVFEDIQWMKDESFALLLEKAAAADLALPLRVVDEAVKEKIRSRIPEAKSTEINELLESGSRIKIKDIDDAEARIINVIREMEEEGTL